CACATAGTATCAAATGCTAATCTTAACCATAAAATAGGATTTTTATACCAGCGATTACTAAAGAAAAAAAGTATCGTCCCTATAAGACATCCTATCGCCCATATAATTCGTACGGAAAGTATGACGGTTATGTTTATAGCGATAATTGAAATCAGGAAAATAAGAATTCCTGAAACGCTAAGATAAACAGATTTTTTATTCATTTTGCCTTCCCTTACTTCATCAAAACCAACTTCTTTGTCTCCTTAAAGTTACCTGCCGTCAGTCTCACAAAATATATTTCTGTTTTTAGTTCTTTTGCGTTTAAAGTTATATTATAAGAGCCTGCAGGTTTCTCTTCATTCACTAATGTTTTCACACAACTGCCGGAAATATCATAAAGGGTTAACGAAACTTTACTTGTGGCGGGTATTTGATATTTGATAAATGTTGATTTAACAAATGGGTTTTGGGAGAGTTGTAATTTTGCATTTTGAATTTGGGCTTTTGGATTGGAGTTTTCTTCTACTCCTATTCCATCCTCCTTAAGCACCCAAACCCTCTCTGTAGCATAGCAACTTACATATATCAGGCTATCTTGCGGGTTAACTGCAATAGAAAACGGGATACTTCCCACAGGCACTGTTTGTATTACCGAATTATTTGAGCCATTAATTACTGAAACCATATTAGTCCATAGACTTACTACATAGATTTTATTTGTCACAGGGTTTACAGATATTCCCCGAGGATGAGATCCAACAATTACTGTGTCAATTACCAAATTAGTTGCTCCATCAATTACTGAAACACTACTACTATCCCAGTTTGTCGCATAGACCATGTTTGTCATAGGGTTTACACATATTCCCCGAGAACAAGATACAACAGATATGGTATCAACAACTGAATTAGTTGCCCCATCAATTACCACAACATTATTATTCCAGTCACTTGTTGCATAAACTCTATTTGTTGTTGGGTTTACACATATAGCATAAAGCCCAGTCCCGGTTCCTACATTAGCCATAACTGTATCATTTGTCCCATCAATCACTGAAACGTAATTACTAGTAGTCGCATAGACCCTGTTTGTCAAATGGTTTACACATATCCCATCATGGGTGTCCCCTTTAGTTGTTGTGGCAATCACCGAATCATTTGAGCCATCAATTACTGAAGTACCATAACCACCATTGCAATCTGCCACATAAATTTTATTTGTTGTTGGATTTACACATATCTCACCGGGATAAGACCAGTTAATGGGGACAACGGCAACCATTGAATTATTCGTTCCGTCAATTACTGAAACATTATGACTGTTCCAATTTGCCACATAGATTTTATTTGTGGTTGGGTTTACGCTTATGCCATAAGGACAAGACCCGGCTCCAACAGTTACCGTGGCAATAACTGAATTATTATTCCCGTCAATTACTGAAACGTTGTTGCTCCAGCCGTTCGCTACATAGATTTTATTTGTGGTTGGATTTACACATACACTGCTGGGAGAAGATCCAACAACTATCGTAGCCACAATTGCGTCGTTTGTCCCGTCAATTACTACAGTATACTTATTACTACTATTTACTACATAGATTTTGTTTGTCATTGGATTTACACAGATACCATCGGGTCTACCCATTACGGCTTTTGTAGCCGTAACCGTATCAGTTGTTCCATCAATTACGGAAACACTTGCGCCAAGATAATAACTATTTGCTACATAAATTTTATTTGTCGTTGGATTTGCACATATACCTGCAGGATAATATCCTACGGGGATTATAGCAACGATTGAATCAGTTGTTCCATCAATTACGGAAACATTATTTCCCTGATAATTTGCCACATAAATTTTATTTGTTGTTGGGTTTACAGATATAGCAAAAGGCCCATATCCAAATCCAATTATAGAATCTACAACTGAATCAGTTGCTCCATCAATTACTGAAATATTATTGCTATTATAATTTGCCACATAAATTTTATTTGTTGTTGGGTTTACGCATATTCCCCCAGGAGAATTCCCGACAGTTATGGTATCTATAACTAAGTTACTTGCGCCATCAATTACGGAAACATTATTTCCACCACTCGTTACATAAATCTTATTTGTTGTGGAATTTACACATATACCAGCCGGATAAGAAGGTCCAACGGTTGTGGTAGTAATGAGTGAATTAGTTGTCCCGTCAATTATTGAAACATTATTACTACTCTGATTTGCTACGTAAATTTTGTTTGTTGTCGGATTTACGGCTACTGCACATGGATTTAACCCATTTCCTGCTTGAGGACTTAACAATATACTGTCAACTACTGATAACTTCGCCCATACACATTGACTCAGAATTGTAATTGCAAATACTATAAGGACATTTAATTTTCTCATAATTTCTCCTCTTTTATTTAGTTTATAATATTATTTCATCAATATCAATTTCTTCGTTTCTTTATTCCCGCCAACTGTTAGTCTCACAAAGTATACTCCCGTCTTTAATTCTTTCGCGTTCAGAGTAATATTATAAGTTCCAGCAGTTTTTTCTTCATTTATTAAAGTTTTCACACAACTACCGGAAATGTCATAAAGCTTTAATGACACTTTACCTTTAAGCGGAATCTGATAGCTAATAAGTGTGGATTTAATAAACGGATTCTTAGTTATTTGGAGCGTAGCGACATTCCATCCTGGCTGTGGCGCATTTTCTTCTATTCCAATTATCCCGCTTATTACAGTCAAATTACTACTATGATAATTCGCTACATATATTCTATTGTTTGTCTGATTCAATGCAAATGCGCAGGGGGATGTTCCTACTTTTAGGGAAGTTAACACTTTATCAAGTTTGCCGTCTATCACAGTAACTTCACTGTCACTGTTAGTAAGATATGCGGAATTGTTTTTTGAGTCCCAGAAAATACTACCACAACAATAATCATAACCATTATTATAAGAAATGCCAACGGGTATAGTTTTAATTACCGTATCTCCCGCGCAATCTATTATCATTGTCGTATCATTAATCGCATAGTATATTTTATTATTCGTTGAATTGTAAGCCAGTTTCCCATTCCCATAAGGATTATGCAAAGTCGTAATAACTGTGTCTCCCTTACCGTCTATAACTACCAGGGAATCATACGCAGAACAATATACTTTATTATTAGAAGTATTTACCGCAATGTCACCGTTCCAGAAATCAAGACTACCCATAATGGTATCTGCCGGCAAGTCTATTATCTTAATACTGCCATAACCGGAACAATATAGTTTACTACTTACCGGGTTCCATGCCATAATTCCGCTTCCCACCGCCATATTTTTTGTAATAGTATTGCTTGCACCGTCTATTACAACCAAATTATAATAGTTGCCGCAATATATTTTATTATAAACAGAATCCCATACCATTGCATAAATCGCACCGAGACCGGTTGAAATCGTATCAACAATAGAATCGGTAGCGCAATCCAATACTTCAATCCCTCCATATCTATCATGTCCAATATATATTTTATCATTCGTAGAATTCCAGACAAAAGCAGTAGCGAATCCTTTTATCTTCAGGGCTTTGATTGGCAAGTTTGTTGCTCCATCTATTACCGCTATATGACCATCTATATAAGTAGAATCGGGAGCGCTTAAACAATATACTTTATTGTTTTTACTGTGCCATAAAAGAGCAGACGGCCATACTCCCAACAATTTATCCGTAATAAGCGTATCTCCAAAGCCATCCATTATTTTGACATTGTCTGAGTTGGGATTGTAACTACTATGTCCAACATAGAATCTATAATACTTGTTCTCCACCGGGTTCCATTTTACAGGAACATATCCCACATTGAAATGGAATTGGGATGCGATTACATCAGTCTTGCTGTCAAGCACAAAAGTTGTTTCCGCGACATTAAAATATATTTGATTTTCTATTGTATCGCACAGCCATATATACGGATGTGAGCTTGTTGGGAGACTATCAATTATCGTATCTCCTTTGCAGTCAATTATAAGGATACCGTTGTCGTTGTTTCTGGATGCATATATCTTATCAGTCTTAGGATTCCATGTTATTAAGCATCCCCCGGTTACAATACTATCAGTAATTACATCAGTAACACCATCTATCACATAGAGACAGTTTGAGGAGGGGCAATATGCCTTGTTATCAATATTATTACAAACAATGCCATTATTATAAATTACAGGTAAAGTACCGAATACCGTATCCCCTACGCCATCAATTATTCTCATATTCTGTGCGCTTGAACGGGTATTACAATATACTCTGTTGCTTACGGGATTCCATGTCAGACCGGTACTAAAAGGAAGAGCCATTTTCTTGATTAGCGTATCTCCTACTCCATCTAATATAAAGACAGTGTCAGATCCATTGGCATAAATTTTATTGTTAGTAGAGTTAAATGCATAAAACTCGCCATAATACGGAATGGTCTTTTTTAGGGTATTGGTTGCGCAATCTATAACATTAGTAAAAGCAGTAGAATAACCATACCTACTGCAATATAGCTTATTTCCTGTTGGATTCAAAAACATAGGCAGGGAATAATACGTATAGGGAGTAGTTCCCCCGGGAATGTCTATCACGGGTAATAACATATTAGTTGAGCCGTCAATTACAACTATCCTATTATTGTTTCCCCCACCAATATATAATTTATTATTGACATAATTAAATAAAGCAGTTGGTCTTACTATTGCTGAATTGCTCTCAGGTAGATAAATCGTGGTTTCTAAGGTCTGGGCATTTACGATTTCGGGTGCTGTAAAAATTCCTAATCCTACAACCATCCCAAAAAATCCAAATACTTTTTTCATCTTTCCTCCTATTTATTTCATCAACAAGTATCTTTATACTTAAATATTCTCAAAACCTATCTTTGTCAATCTTTAATGCCAACTTTTTTCATTCCTTGGGGAAATCAAAAAATTGGGGTAAAAATCCTGTGCCATATTGGGGTAAAGATTTGTGAAAATCTCTCCTGTATTTTTCGAGAAAATTGAGCGATAAAAATTTCTTCCGGATTTCTTCCAAAAAGTGGTCAAAATTGATCAAAATCCATCAAAATAAAATCATAAAAAAAAGGGGGATTTCATTAGGGTTATCACGGGATTCAGTTGAATTTACTGGGGGTTACGAAAATGGTCAAATCTGTTTAGAAATCCGTTGCTCTATCCAGTTGAGCTACGAGGGCAATATTACGGAACATATATAGTTTATTGAATTTGTCAAATTTTTTTACTTTTCTTGTATTGAATATATTATTTTGTATCTTTATAAGGGATGCATACATTCAAAGCGGTAAAAAAATAAACTTCTTAAATAACCACCCTAATCAATCTTGCGGATTTAATTTTTTTAACTTGTCTTAGATACTATCCAATATTATACATTATCTCATAAGTATTAGTTTCTTTATTTCTTTATAATGTCCGGCTGTAAGTCTTACAAAATATACTCCTGTTTTTAAATCTTTTGCGTTCAGATTAATGGTATACCTTCCCGCTTCTTTCTCCCCGTTAACTAATGTCTTCGCGCAACGCCCGGAAACATCGTAAAGAGCTAATGAAACTTTGCTTGTGGCAGGAATGGAATAACTTATAACCGTTGACTTAATAAACGGGTTTTTTGATATTTGGAGCGTAGCGACATCCCGCCCTGGCGGTGATGATTTTTCTTCCACCCCTGTATTATCCTTCAATACCAACACTTCCCCGGCATCACTGCAACTTACGTATATTATGTTTGTTTGCGGATTGACTGCAATCCTGGTCGGTTTCCTCCCTAAGGATATTTTCTGTATCAGCGAATCCCCTATTCCATCTATTACCGAAAGGGTGCTATCGTACTGACTTACCGCATATATCCTATTTATTGTAGGATTAACGCATATCCCGGTAATATAATTTCCGGTAGGCACTACGGCTATAATGGAATCATTTATTCCGTTTATTATTGATATATTTGTCCCCCCTGCATATATTTTGTTTGTTATTGTATTTACACAAATACTCCCGCTGGCAACTAGTGTATCTACAATCTCATTTGTTGCTCCATCTATTACTAAAATATTGTTATTACCTACATACATTTCACATACATATATTTTATTCGTAGTTTCGTTCCCGCAAATAGCTCCAATTCCCCCAAAATTCATAAAACCGCCATATTTATTTATATTTATTGTATCTATAATTGAGTCTTTTCCCCCATCTATCACAGGAATATGGATGATACGCGTGCCGCCGAAAAAACCTATAATAGTTCCAACATATATTCTATTTGTTGTCGGATTTACACATATAGAGAAAGGAAGTCCACCAATATATCCGGTATATATTCTATTTATAACCGTATCATTACTCCGTCTATTACTGAAATATTCGCAGAACTTCCGGCACCATTTTTATTTTTTGGGGATCCGCCTAAGAATCCGCTTAATGCTGCATATATTTTATTTGTAGAAGAATCTACACATATGTCGGAAAAATAATACCCGACATCTGTCGTAGAAATGATCGTATTGTTTGTCCCGTCTATTACTTTAACATCATTACTTACAGAGTTCCCCACGTATATTTTATTCGTTGACGGGTTTACACATATACCGGAAGGGCATTCATTGTATCTGACTGTTGCTATAATTTCATCACTTGCCCCCGATAATACTAGGATATCGCCGTTTACCGTATATATTTTATCCGTTACGGGATTTACACATATATCAGAAGGGCCTAAACCCGTTTCTACTGTTTTTATTAGTGAATCACTGGCTCCATCTATTACTGCAATATTTTTCTGATAACCGTTACTTACTATATATACTTTATTCGTTGAAGGATTTACACATATAGCTTCAATATATTCAAAAACACAGATTGTTTTTATAAGTGTGTCAGCGTTCTCATTTACTACAAAAAGACTATAACTATCTATTGCATATATTTTATTTGTTATAGGATTCAAACATATGTCAGATACAGAAATCGGGATTGTATCCATAACAGTATCGCTGATGCCATCTATTATTGAGATTTTGCCATTACCTGCTACATATACTTTATTTGTTAGTGAATTAATACAAAGTCCTCTCGTATAATTTCCAATCACTATGGTATCCACAACGGTATTAGTAAAACCGTCTATTACAGATATTTTACCTTTTTGCCCATTGGATAAATATATTTTATTCGTTGCTGTATTTACGCCTATATGCCCATTTTCATAATAAAATGCCATTGTATCTACGGTTATCGTATCTACAACTTTACCGGTTGAGCCATCTATTACTGAAATATTGTTACTTCCTTTATTTACCACATATATTTTATCGGTCACGCTATTTACACATATATCTACAGGTGTATCCCCGACTGCTATTGAAGCTACAAGTGTGTCGGCATTCCCATCTATTACCGAAACGTTATTGCTATTTTGATTCACCACGTATATTTTATTTCTTATAGTATCTACATCAACTGCCACAGGGGTTTTCCCAACACCAATTGTTGGCTTAAGCATTATACTGTCCGTTATTTCCACCTGTGCCAATGCAGATTGAACCGCTAACGTCATAAACAGTATTCCTATTATTATATTTAATTTTTTCCTCATCTTGTTTTCTTTTATTTCATCAAAATTAATTTCTTAGTTAGTTTATACTTATCTGCCGTAAGTCTTACAAAATATACCCCTGTTTTTAATTCTTTTGCATCCAGATTAACACTATAACTTCCCGTTTCCTTTTCTCCATTCATTAAAGTCTTTACGCATCTCCCCGATAAATCATACATTTTTAATGAGATTTTACTCTTTGCCAGAATCTGATAACTGATAACCGTTGATTTAATAAATGGGTTTTTTGATATTTGGAGCGTAGCGACATCCCGCCCTGGCGGTGATGATTTTTCTTCTATCCCTACATTATTATATACTGCAAGTCCACCGCCCAAAGTTCCGACCCATATACTATTGTCTTTTATTGTAAGACCAATGATAAAGTTATTCGGCAACCCGGAATTTGAAGTGTCGTAAACTGTCCAGTTATTCCCATCAAACTTCGCAAGTCCTCCCCCCAAAGTCCCAATCCATTTATTGCCCTCCTCTACTACAAGGTTAGAGATACCATTAGACGGCAAACCGGAATTTAAAGTATCATATACAGTCCAGTTATCACCATCAAACTTCGCAAGACCTCCCCACAAAGTACCAATCCAAAGATTTCCCTCTTCTATTGCAAGTGCAGTAACAATGTTATCGGGCAATTCTGAATTTGAAGTGTCATACACAATCCAGTTAGTACCATCAAACTTCGCAAGACCTCCAAAAGTACCAATCCAGATATCACTTACTTCTATTGCAAAAGCACGGACAATGTTATCGGGCAATTCTGAATTTGAAGTGTTATACACAGTCCAGTTAGTGCCGTCAAATTTCACAAGCCCGCCACCTAAAGTTCCAATCCATTTTTTATTTCCTTCTATTGCAAGAGCAACGATGTCATTAGTAGGCAACCCGGAATTTGATTCATTGAATACAGTCCAGTTAGTACCATCAAACTTCGCAAGACCTCCCCACAAAGTACCAATCCATTTGTTACTCCCTTCTATTACAAAAGCAGAGACAATGTCACAAGGCAACCCGGAATTTAAGGTATTATAGACAGTCCAATTAGTGCCGTCAAGCTTTGCTAAACCATTGCCGGTCCCAATCCATTTATCGCCAGTCGTCCCTTCTATTACAAGAGTAAAGATATCATTGGTAGGCAACCCAGAATTTGAGGTTGGGAAAATAGTCCAGTTTATATCGTCAAATTTCGCAAGGCCATTACGAGTACCAACCCATTTATTATTTCCTTCTACTATAAGAGCGTTAACATCGTTATTTGGCAATCCAGAATTTAAAGTATCATAAATTGTCCAGTTATTATCGTTAAACTTTACAAGACCACAATAAGTCCCAATCCATTTATTCATACCTTCTATTGTAATAACAAAAATATCGTTAGAAAGTAACCCGGAATTTAAGGTATTATATATTGTCCATTTAATATCATCAAATTTCGCAAGACCAGCATCAGTGCCAATCCATTTATTATTCCCTTCTATTGCAAGAGTATTGACATAATTAGAGGGCAACCCGGAATTCGAGATGTTATAGACAGTCCAGTTGGTGCCGTCAAACTTTGCAAGACCAGCGTTATACCCCCCAACCCATATATTACTACCTTCTGTTGCAAGAGCATTGATACAATTAGAAGGCAGCCCGGAATTGGAGGTATTATAGACAGTCCAGTTGGTACCATCAAATTTCACAAGACCAAGGTTATAACCATCCGCACCAATCCAGATATTACTACCTTCTATTGCAAGAGCCCGGATATAGTTATACGGTAAACCAATATCATACACAATCCAGTTAGTTCCGTCAAACTTCGCAAGACCACCATTAGTGCCAACCCAGATATTATTCCCAGCTATTGCAAGAACATTGACATTATTATCAGGCAATCCGGAATTTGAGACGTTATAAAATGTCATTACCGCGGTAGTTTTGTTCATTTTTATGAGTCCACCGCCACTAGTGCCAATCCATAATTCATTACCATTATCAGCAACAGCTGCGACGTATTGTCCACCATGGGTATAACTGGTCCAGCCCATATATTGACCAAAACAGTTAGGGACAATTACAGTAAAAAGAACAAAAAATAAAACAATGTTTTTTCCCATCTTTTCCTCCTGAGTCAAAATTATATTTTAATGAGAAATATTTATAACTATTAAGATAACGGTTGAAAGAGTAAATAGACGCTACTTCCCTTGAGTTTTCAGACTTCTGTGTTTTATACGTACGCTCTATTTTTTTCTTTGTAATTTCTTTCTAAACTAATTAAATCCAATGGACCAATTTCTAATAGTTTATTTCTGATTACCGCCAATCTTTGTTTTTGGATAATCTCTTTAACTTTATCTGCAATTTTACCAAGATTAACAGGTTTTGTTAAATAATAAGACGCTTCATTATTTAATAAATTGATTGCATTTATTGTTTCCAGACAGTCCGCAATTATAATTACTCCTATATCGGGATACATTTCTTTAAAATACGGCACTAATTCTATTCTTTCCATTCCCGCCAGCAAAACTATATTAAAGAATCTATTCCGCAATTTTTTTAAAGCATCCTGTCCTGTTCCGGCGGTATCTACCCCAAAACCTTTTTTATATAAAAAATACTTAAACATAAGGCACATCTCTATATTATCATCCACTATTAAAACACTGTGGGCGGGTCTTTTCTT
Above is a genomic segment from bacterium containing:
- a CDS encoding T9SS type A sorting domain-containing protein, with the translated sequence MRKLNVLIVFAITILSQCVWAKLSVVDSILLSPQAGNGLNPCAVAVNPTTNKIYVANQSSNNVSIIDGTTNSLITTTTVGPSYPAGICVNSTTNKIYVTSGGNNVSVIDGASNLVIDTITVGNSPGGICVNPTTNKIYVANYNSNNISVIDGATDSVVDSIIGFGYGPFAISVNPTTNKIYVANYQGNNVSVIDGTTDSIVAIIPVGYYPAGICANPTTNKIYVANSYYLGASVSVIDGTTDTVTATKAVMGRPDGICVNPMTNKIYVVNSSNKYTVVIDGTNDAIVATIVVGSSPSSVCVNPTTNKIYVANGWSNNVSVIDGNNNSVIATVTVGAGSCPYGISVNPTTNKIYVANWNSHNVSVIDGTNNSMVAVVPINWSYPGEICVNPTTNKIYVADCNGGYGTSVIDGSNDSVIATTTKGDTHDGICVNHLTNRVYATTSNYVSVIDGTNDTVMANVGTGTGLYAICVNPTTNRVYATSDWNNNVVVIDGATNSVVDTISVVSCSRGICVNPMTNMVYATNWDSSSVSVIDGATNLVIDTVIVGSHPRGISVNPVTNKIYVVSLWTNMVSVINGSNNSVIQTVPVGSIPFSIAVNPQDSLIYVSCYATERVWVLKEDGIGVEENSNPKAQIQNAKLQLSQNPFVKSTFIKYQIPATSKVSLTLYDISGSCVKTLVNEEKPAGSYNITLNAKELKTEIYFVRLTAGNFKETKKLVLMK
- a CDS encoding T9SS type A sorting domain-containing protein, whose product is MKKVFGFFGMVVGLGIFTAPEIVNAQTLETTIYLPESNSAIVRPTALFNYVNNKLYIGGGNNNRIVVIDGSTNMLLPVIDIPGGTTPYTYYSLPMFLNPTGNKLYCSRYGYSTAFTNVIDCATNTLKKTIPYYGEFYAFNSTNNKIYANGSDTVFILDGVGDTLIKKMALPFSTGLTWNPVSNRVYCNTRSSAQNMRIIDGVGDTVFGTLPVIYNNGIVCNNIDNKAYCPSSNCLYVIDGVTDVITDSIVTGGCLITWNPKTDKIYASRNNDNGILIIDCKGDTIIDSLPTSSHPYIWLCDTIENQIYFNVAETTFVLDSKTDVIASQFHFNVGYVPVKWNPVENKYYRFYVGHSSYNPNSDNVKIMDGFGDTLITDKLLGVWPSALLWHSKNNKVYCLSAPDSTYIDGHIAVIDGATNLPIKALKIKGFATAFVWNSTNDKIYIGHDRYGGIEVLDCATDSIVDTISTGLGAIYAMVWDSVYNKIYCGNYYNLVVIDGASNTITKNMAVGSGIMAWNPVSSKLYCSGYGSIKIIDLPADTIMGSLDFWNGDIAVNTSNNKVYCSAYDSLVVIDGKGDTVITTLHNPYGNGKLAYNSTNNKIYYAINDTTMIIDCAGDTVIKTIPVGISYNNGYDYCCGSIFWDSKNNSAYLTNSDSEVTVIDGKLDKVLTSLKVGTSPCAFALNQTNNRIYVANYHSSNLTVISGIIGIEENAPQPGWNVATLQITKNPFIKSTLISYQIPLKGKVSLKLYDISGSCVKTLINEEKTAGTYNITLNAKELKTGVYFVRLTVGGNKETKKLILMK
- a CDS encoding T9SS type A sorting domain-containing protein, whose protein sequence is MIDGGKDSIIDTININKYGGFMNFGGIGAICGNETTNKIYVCEMYVGNNNILVIDGATNEIVDTLVASGSICVNTITNKIYAGGTNISIINGINDSIIAVVPTGNYITGICVNPTINRIYAVSQYDSTLSVIDGIGDSLIQKISLGRKPTRIAVNPQTNIIYVSCSDAGEVLVLKDNTGVEEKSSPPGRDVATLQISKNPFIKSTVISYSIPATSKVSLALYDVSGRCAKTLVNGEKEAGRYTINLNAKDLKTGVYFVRLTAGHYKEIKKLILMR
- a CDS encoding YncE family protein, which produces MRKKLNIIIGILFMTLAVQSALAQVEITDSIMLKPTIGVGKTPVAVDVDTIRNKIYVVNQNSNNVSVIDGNADTLVASIAVGDTPVDICVNSVTDKIYVVNKGSNNISVIDGSTGKVVDTITVDTMAFYYENGHIGVNTATNKIYLSNGQKGKISVIDGFTNTVVDTIVIGNYTRGLCINSLTNKVYVAGNGKISIIDGISDTVMDTIPISVSDICLNPITNKIYAIDSYSLFVVNENADTLIKTICVFEYIEAICVNPSTNKVYIVSNGYQKNIAVIDGASDSLIKTVETGLGPSDICVNPVTDKIYTVNGDILVLSGASDEIIATVRYNECPSGICVNPSTNKIYVGNSVSNDVKVIDGTNNTIISTTDVGYYFSDICVDSSTNKIYAALSGFLGGSPKNKNGAGSSANISVIDGVMIRL
- a CDS encoding T9SS type A sorting domain-containing protein; the encoded protein is MGKNIVLFFVLFTVIVPNCFGQYMGWTSYTHGGQYVAAVADNGNELWIGTSGGGLIKMNKTTAVMTFYNVSNSGLPDNNVNVLAIAGNNIWVGTNGGLAKFDGTNWIVYDIGLPYNYIRALAIEGSNIWIGADGYNLGLVKFDGTNWTVYNTSNSGLPSNCINALATEGSNIWVGGYNAGLAKFDGTNWTVYNISNSGLPSNYVNTLAIEGNNKWIGTDAGLAKFDDIKWTIYNTLNSGLLSNDIFVITIEGMNKWIGTYCGLVKFNDNNWTIYDTLNSGLPNNDVNALIVEGNNKWVGTRNGLAKFDDINWTIFPTSNSGLPTNDIFTLVIEGTTGDKWIGTGNGLAKLDGTNWTVYNTLNSGLPCDIVSAFVIEGSNKWIGTLWGGLAKFDGTNWTVFNESNSGLPTNDIVALAIEGNKKWIGTLGGGLVKFDGTNWTVYNTSNSELPDNIVRAFAIEVSDIWIGTFGGLAKFDGTNWIVYDTSNSELPDNIVTALAIEEGNLWIGTLWGGLAKFDGDNWTVYDTLNSGLPSNGISNLVVEEGNKWIGTLGGGLAKFDGNNWTVYDTSNSGLPNNFIIGLTIKDNSIWVGTLGGGLAVYNNVGIEEKSSPPGRDVATLQISKNPFIKSTVISYQILAKSKISLKMYDLSGRCVKTLMNGEKETGSYSVNLDAKELKTGVYFVRLTADKYKLTKKLILMK
- a CDS encoding response regulator — protein: MNKTVFSKISKIAKQFDSKENRIQRQNGQYSYKTSNFTEISKLKKRPAHSVLIVDDNIEMCLMFKYFLYKKGFGVDTAGTGQDALKKLRNRFFNIVLLAGMERIELVPYFKEMYPDIGVIIIADCLETINAINLLNNEASYYLTKPVNLGKIADKVKEIIQKQRLAVIRNKLLEIGPLDLISLERNYKEKNRAYV